The window ATGTTTCGCCGTTGACATTGGCAATACCATACTGATCGACGGTCTCTTTGGCGACGGGTTCAACCATGATCTGGCTAACACCTGTTTCACCAAATTGTTTCACCATGTCAGACAGGTTATCTTTTTTCAGATCGCAAGAAGCATCGTCAATCAGTACGTCCGGCAGCAACACCACAAATGGTTGGTCGCCAACCAGTGGGTGCGCACACAGGATCGCATGGCCCAAGCCTTTGGCTTCACCCTGGCGAATGTGCATGATGGTGACATCTTTCGGACAGATATTCTGAATTTCAGCCAGCAACTGACGCTTAACACGTTTTTCCAGTGTTGCTTCTAATTCAAAACTTTTATCAAAATGGTTTTCGATAGAGTTTTTACTGGAATGTGTGACTAGCACGATTTCTTTAATACCCGCAGCAATTGCTTCACGCACCACATATTCAATCAGTGGACGGTCAACCACTGGCAGCATTTCTTTTGGAATTGCTTTGGTGGCTGGCAACATACGGGTACCCAGACCCGCTACAGGTAATATTGCTTTACGAACTGCAAATTGGGTGGTGCTCATTGTTAGTCCTTGTAATATACAGACAAGCTGGCGCTATCATAACCGACTTCCTATCCTTTGGTAGATCAATTTTGAATGGCAATAACTGGATTATTCCGGTGTCGTATAAGGATTTCTATTCAGTGGCATTTGTGTTTCTGCTGAAAAATTAGTTGGTTGCACTATGTTATTGATGCTTAATCGAGCCAGATTACTGCTGAGTAATTTGGGGCCAATGCCTTTGACTTGTTCAAGCTCTTCTATGCGTTGAAAGCCATGATGTTTTTCACGGTAAGTGATGATTGCTTGCGCTTTCTTTTTACCGATCCCTTTAAGGGTCATTAATTGTTCTACAGACGCAGTATTTAAATCGATTGATGTTTGTTCGCCAATATTGACCCTGGTGTCACTGAAAGCTGCAAATTGATTTTCTAC of the uncultured Tolumonas sp. genome contains:
- the galU gene encoding UTP--glucose-1-phosphate uridylyltransferase GalU — encoded protein: MSTTQFAVRKAILPVAGLGTRMLPATKAIPKEMLPVVDRPLIEYVVREAIAAGIKEIVLVTHSSKNSIENHFDKSFELEATLEKRVKRQLLAEIQNICPKDVTIMHIRQGEAKGLGHAILCAHPLVGDQPFVVLLPDVLIDDASCDLKKDNLSDMVKQFGETGVSQIMVEPVAKETVDQYGIANVNGETLTPGASLPMSQIVEKPAIDKAPSNLAVVGRYVLSADIWPLLEKTPLGAGDEIQLTDAIAMLMEKQPVNAYMMKGKSHDCGSKLGYMKANVEYALRHKSLKNDFKAYLKELIKTLD
- a CDS encoding ComEA family DNA-binding protein; protein product: MFKKAIFTLLLSALPFVANTALAVENQFAAFSDTRVNIGEQTSIDLNTASVEQLMTLKGIGKKKAQAIITYREKHHGFQRIEELEQVKGIGPKLLSSNLARLSINNIVQPTNFSAETQMPLNRNPYTTPE